taattgaaCCCATAATTGACTTACTCATCGGAGGAGCCAAAGTCGGGAACCACCAGACGAAAGCTATTTTTGCAAGCACGCGATCATCCCCGAGCCACGAGCGCCTCGACCTGGGAATTGTCATCCAACGAATGAAGGCGAGTTGCCAATCAGCCCGGGAACAGAGAGACGCTACTCGATGCAGACGACGCTCAAACCGAGAAACACTAATCAACATCCCGTCGCAAGGGCCCAGCCTACCTCGACGTCCAACTCAGCCGACAGAAAACTCCTGATATCGATCCGTGGACCGAGCCATGCTGACTTACCAGCCACGTcatatttgttcactaacataAGGCATCCCATCGAAAGCTATCTTAAGCCTCTCCGAAAAGATCTCGACaacaagataatattttttttctaggatcaagaagaagaagaatgatagATATATTTATTTAGTGAGAATAAGGTTAATCCAAAATCTTTATTCTTGTTAAGGATTATAATGAGCCTTTTGACTAGGATAAAATGCCTACACGTATTCCAACACTTCAGATTAGTTCTCTTTGGATGATCTTTATTTTGAGAATATTTATTTACGAGGATAGATCTCGGAGCTTAGGAGAGAAGATTTgtctagtagtagtagtagtagtagtaacaTGTCCATCATCATATCTATCATATATATCTATAAGTTGCCAACCTGGCTGATCCTATTTCTACAGTGAAAGCATATGCTTCACATGCCATTAATTTGAGCAGCTTTGATGACAAGAATCTCTACCAATTTCCCCATCCATTCAATCCGGAAGTGCATCATTAATTTTTTAGATCCGAACTTGGAAATCATTCAATAAATACGAACATTAATTTCTTACGGCCACATTTTATTACAGATTTGAAGGACCAcattttcttcataattgattgaTAATTCTAATACCCTTCCCGATGTCATGCCACAATACTCGCACGAGGCTCATGCATTAAAGTTATTACTTCACCGACACATATCATATTGTAATACAATATACTATAAGCAAtcagatttattttttatattttattttaaaaatatatacataaataaaaaaaataattgatattCTATCTGATAAGATTATTTAGTCCCACATTAATCGAAGAGTATAAGAACTAAGGATCACTGGGTACCTATTGCCCAGATATTTCTTTAAAGCTCACATGAAAAGGTAAAATGGTACGGACACACTCATCGTCCAATAATTCCTTGCGAACCTACGGGCCGCACCAATAGTCGACCGATCAAATTATCCCGTATTACTAtccattaaattttaaaaatagaataattatttttatttgataataaaaatgatatatattttttgtttacaGAGGTGATGATACTTTTGTGATAAGAATGATATCTGTCGACAGTCGGAAGCTTTCCAACTTTGCAATCAGTCAACCGCGACTTAACACCAAACACAAAAAAGCAAAACACAAAAAGGAAAAGATAAAGATATGATCGAAAATGAGAAAAAGGTCGAAAAGACGAAAGAAGTGGGACCCCACCGTCGTGGCCTGTCGTGGACCGACTCGGAAACCCAATACAGAGGAAAGCGAGGGGAGTCTTCGGACCTGTGTCCGGGTACGTCGAACGGGTGCGTCGTGTCGGGGTGTCTCGATCGCCGATGGATTTTTGTGGGTTTTGATCGGCTGCGGACAAATGGCGGCAGGTGTTTTCCATTAAGAAATTAGAAACCCACCGACCTCACCCGAACATTCGCGTGGGACCCATGCGGGACCCTTCTTAGCCCGCCAATCGTCGTACGGGGAGCCGCATTGCAGCTGGTCCAACCCGCACCGTCCTCGCGCCTTCCCCCTGCGCGCTTAAAATAACACGTCAGATCCGAGTGCGGTGTTCGCGCGTCTTCAAAATAACCGACGCGGTACGGCGCACATGATTGTTCGAGGATCCCCTGTCCTGTCCGACCCAGGCAACGCAGATCTCGTTCCTGTTTCCTGTTGCGTCGGAGACGGGGGATGCCCGGGGCCGGCGCGTCCGATATCCACGTCCCGAAAAACCTATTGCATTCCCGTCGAGGCGCCCGAGCGCGCCTGTCGCGCACGAGCAGGAAACGCGGAGATCGCCTCCTCACGATCTCGGTGGGCCCCACGAAGAAAAAGGGATCAGACGTCGAACCGGTGTTCCCTGCCGCGTCGGGGTCAGGTGATCCTTATTCGTTTCCATTTTCCCCGCCTTGCCTCTTTCCGACCTCTCGTTTTATTTTGGTGGAGGTCGATGTCGCGACCTTGTCACCCCCACCCCACCCCATCGGGTGCGCCTTCTCCTTGCCCCCTACTCCTCCTCaagatctcctcctcctcctcctcctactctttacCCCATGGCGGATCCTAATTGCGATCTTAACTCTCCCCTCCTTCACGATCGCGCCCCCGAAGTCTCCCTGGACGTCAATGGCTTCATCGACCGAGGGAGCGAGGCGGCGACCACGCCTCCGGAAAACCCCTTCGAGTTCTTGGGCGTGCCGCCGCTGGCCCTGCCGCCGATGAGCGCCGTTGACCCGTTCCGCAACCACACGCCCACCATCGCCGGGCTCTACGAGTGGTGCAAGACGATCCTCTGCCTGCCGATCGCAGCCGTTCGGCTCGTGCTCTTCGGGATCGTGATCGCGGTGGGGTACTTGGCGACGGTGGCGGCGCTGTGCGGGTGGAAGGACAAGCAGAGCCCCATGCCTCTGTGGCGGTGCCGTGCCATGTGGATCACCAGACTCTGCGCCCGATGCATCCTCTTTTCTTTTGGGTAATCTCGACTGATTTCTGTCTCATTTCCGTCGTAATCCGAATTATTAGCTGACGACGATCCGGGCGAGTCGGAATTTGTAGCATATTCTCCATAGACAAATCGGAAAAAGATCATTTACACGGTAGTGCAATAGGGTTTCTCAGTTCTTGGTCCTTGATGCTAATAGTTGTGTGCGACTGGGTTTTCGTGGTTCTTGATCAGTTTTTGATGCTAATAGTCGTAAAAAATATCGATAGGGTTTCCTGGTTTCTTGGTTCGTACTTCTTGATGCCGAAGTCGTCAAGAATGTCAATTGGGTTTCTTGGTTCTTGGTTTTAGTAGACGTGAAAAGtacttttcaaaaaataaaacaagTGAATAATCGTAAAGCATGTTGGTCAACGCTTCATCAAGAAACGCACATCAAATTTTGACGATGATAAATCTGTTCGGATTACATGTagtaaatatgataattattAGCTCATGGGCCCGAGCATGTTCTGTTTCTTTTTATCTATATTCTCCTGCGTTGTTGATGCACCAAAAGATGAGTATCTCGAACTATGTGGTTCCCCGTGCAAACACTGATCATCAACTTTTGTTTCATAAATGGACCACTAACATCAAATATCCTGGTTGCTTTTTAATGGTAGCTTGCCTTCTAGGATGTCTCCTGTAATTGTTGTATTCCTTCGTTGGATCTTTCTCTAGGCCTGCTTTTCCATATCTGTAGTTTCTCTATGCATCGATCTCCCTGTCTGTTTTGTCTATGAAGGATAAACTGGTCATGCAAAGTGTTGCTTTTATATATAACTATTTGTCTGAATCTATGGAGTAACACATCTTCTTGGAAGGTACATCTTGGTTCTGGAGGTGGAGCAAACAGTAAACATAGGTATTAGGTCAACATGAAACTACCAAAGTAGTAACAATACTTTTAGCAGCATATATCAGGTCGCTTTTTTCTTGTTTCTCTCAGGCTTTGTTTTCTTGAGAGCTGTGATAATCCTTCCCATATCGTGGTAGGTACAGTTGAAATTTTAGTGGTGAATATAAGTACACAATCTGAGGCAGAGTTATGATTAGTTGGCTAACCCAATGTCCTTGCACAAGTTCAACCATTCTTATGAGACTGATATATGACAACTCGAGCCCGGCCCACGAAGGACCAAGCCATGCACAAGCATTGCTCAAGTCTGTGTTACGCTCTGTTTAGGACTGCATCACTTGCATTTGCACCTCTAATGTTAAATACTCTGATGTGCTGATACAGTTTCTTAACTTGATAAATGCAAAACAACTTCAGTTTTAATTTGATTTCGTATACTTGGAAAACTAAAAGTAAAGAAAGTCACATTTGAACTTTCTATTAGCTCTTTCTATAGGAATGCTCAGAATTGTGATATCTAGAATGTGTTTTATGCATTTCTTCCCAATTGTGCAATCATGTAAATATAAACGGTATATATAAGGTTCTAAATTCTTTGCATGGAGTTTGTCCTCTTTTCAAGTTAACATGTAATCTATATTATCAATTTCATTTATCCTTTGTAAATGTTTGTTTTTATAGCTTATAAGCACCTATTTCTATGGCTTCTATTttgtcagataccattggatcAAACGAAAAGGAAAACCTGCTTCAAGGGAGATTGCACCTATAGTTGTTTGTAATCATGTCTCATACATCGAGCCCATATTCTTCTTCTATGAATTATTTCCAACTATGGTTGCTTCCGAGTCACATGATGCGTTACCCTTTGTTGGAACTATTGTCAGAGCAATGCAGGTGGACCTGTCACTTTCTTGAgtggaattttttttataaaaaaattattagttctatttatctgatttttctattttttatatgTTATGACAATGTAGTCTGATCGAAACATTTTACGTTAACATGCTTCGTAGGTTATATATGTTGACAGGTTCTCACCTCAGTCGCGGAGGCTCGCAATTCATGAAATAAAGGTATAATGGTTTTGGAACTTGTTGAGTGATGCAGTCAATTCTTAGCTCAAGAACTATCTGTCTTGTGCATTCATACTTTTTATCAAGATAATAAGCTATATTGGGTTTAACTTATATCACCCTACTAAAGATATACTTTTTAGCTAATTGTGAGATGTGGTCTATCTGTTAGTAAACTGTCaaagtaacttttttttttttgcatatgtaGATAAGAAAATTGAGCATAGAGCATATCATTAATGTTGCTGTGGTgatgtggtcattcaaaaatcaaaGTTAAATATCATGTGCTTTGTAGAAAACTTACAAGTTTGCGAGCTGAATATATGTATTTCCCCTTCTAGAACAATTCATAATTATTTCTGATTATTTTTGGTGTTTGAAGGCTGTCTTTCAAAAGATGAATTCTTGAATATGTCCATCAAATTTGGAGCCGCGGTTAATGCTAATTTAGGATGCTTGCATAATAGCACAAGGAAAAGCTATGAATATTTTATGTGATGTTCGCTTCAGGATGGTTTTTTCTTGATCTAAAATATGAATTTTTAGCATTATGACTCACTATATTTTAATCTGGATACATCTTAAGATTGCCTGATTTatgttccttttattttttattcttcggtACATATTCTAACTCTTACTATCCTTCTAGGAAAATTAGGGGCGGATCATGTGGTTTTCTAAAGCACATACATATCTTGTCTTATCTTCTGTGTCCCTTCCCTGTAATTATATAATCAACATTTTGCTTCTTTCATCCTTACAAGTTGATGGAATTAATGCTTTTCATAGATCATCCAATTACCAATAAGGGAATTTTTTTGGATCAGGAAAGAGGCATAAAGATGCTATTTGGTTTTTAGTTTGAGTCCATGTAAGCACTGTCTTTTTGGGGGCTTAGTTAGCAATTAGAGACGTTTCAAGAGATGGGTGCCTTGGCTGAACCTCTAATCTGGATGACCAATGTTTAAATAGCATGATCTTCGGCTCCAGCACTGTGCCCAGCCATCCCTCTGTGATGGTTTCCTACATTCTTATGGGTGAATAATTGATGGTTAAGGCAATTTAGGTGATAAATTGCATTCTACACCCGCTTTGAGTAACTAACTCAATTCTAATGAAGCAAGTGCTGACTAAGTTAATCTGGCAGAGTCCTGGCTTACTGAAATGCTAATGGTCCAATCAATTGAAGATATCAACCATCATAACATATTAATTTATCAGCCATAACAAAACAGAACTTTCTAATCTCGTCTAATGTGCTGCTAAAACTGGACTGATATTTGCAAATGGAATGGGTGTTTCTCTTTCCCTAGAATTCAATCTCAAGCTCAGTGGTCCTCTAGTTGCATTGATCAATCAATACACAACAAATTCATTGAGCATAACTAATTAATGGGTCTTTATCCATTTTGTTAGTTGTGAGAGATtgatatgtaatatatattattttggttTACTATTTGATGTATGATATTCTCTATTTCGAGTTGATTTCTAGATGATTGCCTGTAAATGTCTTGTTGATCATTTTTTATTAGATTAGATTTGCTTTGCatttttcttttgaagatctttcaTCATATATTTACTTTTCTCATCAGTTCGTGGATAGAAAGAAGACTAAACTTTAAGAGTTTGCCTGTTAAGAAGCATTAAACAAAATAAAATCCATTCATTAGCTATTTGATACAGAAACATGCTTTCTAGGACATGAATTCAGAGAAAGGCGTCTTCCAATGAATTTCCACGTGTTATGCTATTTCCGGAGGGGACCACTACAAATGGGAGATTCCTCATATCATTTCGGCTTGGTGCATTCATTCCAGGCCTCCCGGTACAACCTGTGGTTGTTCGATATCCATACATACATTTTGACCAATCTTGGTGAGAATTTTACTTGTGGTATCTTTCTTATTAGTCCTTTTTTGTATTACATCTGATTTCATTTTATTTAGGGGGAATGCTAATTTGCTGAAGCTCATGTTTAGAATGTTCACACAGTTTCACAACTTCATGGAGGTATGATTTGACCTGAAAATATATGTTAGGCTTTACACTGTTTTTGTGCCAAAAGTTGATTATATCATAATGTTGTATTTAGTTAGCTTACTTCTTAAGTTCACATTTTTATTGAATATTATTTCTGTGTTATGATCGTTAAAGTAAATGAACTTTCTTTATTCTTGCCACATAATCACATATTGCATTCAGAAGTAGAAAACCTTAATTCTTCATCAATAAAATATATTCTACTTGTTATATGACTTGTTATCTTGTGCAGGGTAAGTAAAAGAGTAGCTTACTTCTGTTGTTGAATACATGTTGACATTAATGCATGTAGTGTATTATTAATCCAAGGCCAAGCCTAACTCAGCAGAAAAATGAATCCCAAAACCAGCCTTTTGTTATACAGGAGAGGATTTTGATAATTTCAGATTAACATATTTGATGAATTTGCTGAACTAATATATTTTGTAACAAGAATTTCATTTTTTCACTTGACAGGTGGAATACCTTCCTGTGGTCTTCCCAGATGAGAGCAAACAACAAAACACTGTTCATTTTGCAGAGAGGGTGAGCATATTATTCATCAATAAATCTGTCGAAACATGCTGCAGTTTCACTTGTTATATTTTCTTCTAAAATGtaactttttatttatatatgttaGTTCACAATTTCTGCAAATCAGTAGCGTGCTTAGTTAAATAATGTTTTGTTCCCCTTTGATGCTAAGATTTCTAATTTCTCTTATCATGAATAGTATTGTATACTTAATCTTCTATATGTGCCATCTCATATATATTATTGCTAAAGTTTTAGATTTAGATAAAGGAAAATGCTTTTGATGTTAAGATGGCAATCGATCATGAAAAATTGAAGAAGCCCACTATTCTTCTCATGCTTATATCAGAACCACATTATGATTGTGACCCTTTTTTATGATGGACTATAGATAAGAAGTGTGCTATTTTCCTCATCGATTATTCAATCTCAAAATTTTTATATCTAGCAAATGATATCTTTTTTCCCTCAAGTTGTGGTTGTTATAATGTAATTGTGCAAAACAGAAGAAGAGAAGTGAAGGAGAAAATGTGAACCTGGAAAGTCGTCTATTTAGCAAATTTTGAATCATTAATGAGTTCTTGCTAGATTTTCTAAAAGCTAGCTTCCTAAAGATGACatgtatttcatatatatatatatatatatatatatatatattatatagtgtAAGTGCATTTGGTATTTATTTTAGTTCCTGCTCTTGAAGTTATGTAATATTTGACAAGCAAGCTGCTGcaccaaaaataagaaaaatcttcTTGCGGGTGTGAAGTTTTTTCTGTATTGTTGATCAGAACAAAGAGAGATAAGATGGTTTTCTCATATTGATGAAAGCTATTGTTGACCTTAACTGAATACCACTTGGGGCTCCCTTGTTTGCCGAGGAAGTTTCTCTGAAAGAGCCAAATGATAGAAAAGGATCCATATAACTTACCAGAGCTAAATGAAGTCACCTTGGTCCTGGAGAAGCAACTTCATTATGATGAAGGATAGACGGCTGGATCAGACAagaataatatgaaaagaaggaaAGGACTTGAGTCCCTTTCATATGAAATTAAGGGTTCTCTCTCTTGTACAACACCTAAATCTTATGTACACATGGATTAGACAAGAATTTGTCCCAAGGGAAAGAAAGCCAGATaagacaaggatttgactcaaaaTGTATGAGGTGAGGACTATGTAAATGCTGCACATACATCATACAAGCACAAATGTCTCCGTAGAAAGTAAATCTATcacaaaagaaaaattttagctTGTTTCTAGAACAATCTGAGTGTAGGTTGGCTGAGCTTAGCTTGAGCTTCAGGCAAGTTCAAATATCATTTCAGGCTCTTGACCCAGCTTGAGAACCATGAGAACAAGTTGAGTCATGCCTTAGCAGAGCCTTGCTCAGCCATCTTCATTGCAACCCTAGATTCGACATGAATAACCTTCGGATATTTCAAGTGGGAAATGGATAGAAATTCCTCTGTTTATCCTAGTTGAAAAGATAGCAGGCACCTGATGCACATACTGGTGGAGTAGAAGAGAGCAAGAGGGTCTATGGGTGAGATATATCTGGTGCATTTTATTGGGGAGTGTTACCCAATCATACAAGTTAAGCAGGTTGCATGGATTCACACAAGTACTAGGTAGGTTGGGATTGGGATTGAATTTGACATAATTATAACAAGACGGGTCTTGATTTAGGGTTTTGTTTTATTATGTGCATCTCAACCTGACATGGAGACAACCAGTTGGCACCTGTAATCAAGTGTAATATGCACTAACATGTTGTCACATTCAATTTACCAAAGCACCAAGCAGCAGAGACTAATCTGGTATTTTTTAACTGGAAGGTTTTTTCCCCTTCAAACGACACCGCCTACAACTGAATCCTTCATTTCTCTAATTTGCTTTTTTTGCTTATCCCTTTTTCTTATTTGCTCTGTTTCTCTCTGCTACTAATAAAATCACAATAGTAAATTATATGATATGATGGAAGATTCTGAACTTAAAATCACAATATAGCCTTTGTCATTCTTTAAGCAGCTTTTATAATGAATCTAGAAGTGCCATTGATAGTGCATTATTCTCTATTAGTGGGGTTGGGCTTCTTGATGATCTGATCAATACAGCACTTTATGGATTCCTTACTTTTTTTGTGGTTGAACATTTAGAAAGACAGCTCTATATAATATCATGCACCTTATAAACACACATCACTGGTTTATTGCAATTTTCTTGATAATATGGAAGAAAAGGGCTAGCGCTAACATGCTGTTTTTGGACAAAAAGAAGGGTAAAACTAACatgtttttggaaaaaaaaaatctgcagaCTAGCTACTCCATGGCCAATGCACTTAATGTTCTACCGACGTCTCATTCTTTTGGTGACATGATACTTCTTACAAGAGCATCCGAACTTGCAAAGGTGAAgaatatttgtttattttatcAAGGaacgattcttcctgttttatgtCCATTTTTATTGTTCATGATGCATACTATATTTAGACCATGGTTTCAAATACCTGTTGGACCGGTACATAAGACTAATATTTACTGGTTTAATAAGCATAGGTAATGGAGCATACCACTTAGGATTGCTTGATACActgttaattttttatattattctttGTCGATTGATACCAGACAATACATATTATATAATACTGCTCAGTATCTTAGTATTTCAATAGTTTGACAAGTTGTTCACAACCGGTGTCGGATTGCTATTTGAAACCTTGATTTTAGGCTGCCTAATTCATGAGAAAAAACAACACTGGGTCAAAAAGATACTGAAGATATAATTCAAGCCTCCACATTTATAACAATATTTACAATTGATGAAGTACTTCATTGCTATCTGATATGAACTTATTGCTTCTTaattgtttctttttctctttctagaTTATTGCTGTCACCATTTAAAGATGATGAGTTATGCAATATAAAATTTGCTACACAGGCACTAGCATTGACCTGGCCCTCAAATATGAATATAAAATTCTGCTAATAAAACCATGATATTCTCTTAATTATCGATTCAGTTGCCCTGTCAACAATGTTCAGATAATCTATACGGAATCCAGTCACCTTGTGCAGATAGATTTGTCTGAGGTGTAAAATTGTCATGATTTGAACTCAACTGATTGTTTGACCATCTTTAATCTTGAAATATTGATAACCGAATTTGGTATAAATCAACAGGCCATCTTACTCTGGAATTAGACCGTCGTATCTGTCAACTCCATATATATTCCTTTAGTTTCTTTCGGTTTGAAAGTGTCATATTCATTCACAAAAAACAGAGATTTGCTTCAATTTGGAGTTTATGGACTGTTCTGGCTAATTTTATGCTAAAAAATGTAATTTGGTAACCTTGATACAGAACTAGTGTCATAAAATAACTATAGATTGACAGATGCACTAGAAAAATATATGCACATATAACCAAACTGCCCTAGACCGGTTCTATCTTAGCTGAACTCTAGTATTTGTAATCTTCAAGCAACGATAAGAGTAAATTCTTGACACACGAAGCACGAGCTAACACCGCAGGATACCCACACTTAATTTGTGCTTCTCTTTCCATAGAATAATGTGTACACGGGGTATTGCTTGTGAGCTCAACCTAAACTTGACACGATAAAGTTTGATCAGCATTTTTCTTCCCAGGTCAACATTGAGATGCTGGCAGAAATTGCACTCGCTGATCATATGCTTTTTTTCCCATGCTGTACCTATTTATTGTGAACTAGTGGTCTTGTTACGAGTGTATTCTATGCCTAGTTTTCTTATGCAATATTGTTCTTGTTAGTCTAGACTCTAGAGTATATGTTTTATTGCATACATTAGTAGATTCATATTAGCATATATATCGCATATCTTTAACTTTTTTATCCAAACTGTCAAGCTATTATTCTTGGAGGCCATACCGTGCCTATAACATATGTTTACTGTTGCTTATTCCCAAGGAAAAAGTGAGAGTTGATAAAACTTCCATTGCTTTATGTTAAAATTTTAGGGCACTTTTACATAAACAATATAGGATCTATTAGAGAATTGGTTGCAATTGTAGACCATTTTCTAAATGCTGCTCAGGAAAGATGCTTTTATGTCATCATTTTCTCTTATAGCTTTGATCTTCATTCGCAGGAGAGATGCTCAAATTATATGGTTGAAATGGCATGGGTTGAAAATGTGAGTTCTCCATCTGCATATATGTAATCTAGCCTCTCGATGCAACTATCATCCATTGATGATGAAATGATTACTATTCATTCATTAAGTCTTACAACTTAAAGAAAAGTAATAGTGAAAGCAACATATCTACATCTTAAACGGCGATATGGTACTACTCTTAGCGCTTATTTGTTTATCATTATATGTGCTTTATTTATAGAATGTATCATAATATGTGCTTTATTTATATTCTATAACTATGTTTTTGAAGAACTTAATGACAAAACTC
The DNA window shown above is from Musa acuminata AAA Group cultivar baxijiao chromosome BXJ2-4, Cavendish_Baxijiao_AAA, whole genome shotgun sequence and carries:
- the LOC135610630 gene encoding lysophospholipid acyltransferase LPEAT2-like; the encoded protein is MADPNCDLNSPLLHDRAPEVSLDVNGFIDRGSEAATTPPENPFEFLGVPPLALPPMSAVDPFRNHTPTIAGLYEWCKTILCLPIAAVRLVLFGIVIAVGYLATVAALCGWKDKQSPMPLWRCRAMWITRLCARCILFSFGYHWIKRKGKPASREIAPIVVCNHVSYIEPIFFFYELFPTMVASESHDALPFVGTIVRAMQVIYVDRFSPQSRRLAIHEIKRKASSNEFPRVMLFPEGTTTNGRFLISFRLGAFIPGLPVQPVVVRYPYIHFDQSWGNANLLKLMFRMFTQFHNFMEVEYLPVVFPDESKQQNTVHFAERTSYSMANALNVLPTSHSFGDMILLTRASELAKERCSNYMVEMAWVENSFNISTSEAVVILERFLSMNPDSFGRVELHGFLNAYGLGCSPLSEKIFGYLDLEKKQSITFRQFLTGSAQIRKQPSFWRACETAFAQCSSDDTMDHTSLEQIGRVIQSTLHCAVNSETLRQLFDTDADVYVSKDDFMECLQKNPLLIALFAACVNDP